One Microbacterium sp. zg-B96 genomic region harbors:
- a CDS encoding stealth conserved region 3 domain-containing protein, with translation MIAPVDVVVTWVDDRDAAWRALRDEHLARSAADPSDVASSDRFRDWDLLRFWFRGIAAHCPWVGTVHLVTQSPPPDWLDTTHPRVRIVRHEDFIPREYLPTFNSRTIELNLHRIEGLADRFVSFNDDMFVLRPIDQTHFFRGDLPVGFAVMNALSLGDNVSHAMLNDVHLLNARFAKRKVIRTSPRRWFTPRYGRGVLQNLALAPWPKFTGFLSHHLPLPMRRATMARVWDEAGAQLERTCRSTFRSFTDVNVFLFAWWALCENAFAPANPRRYGTFIQLDDASIAHACAVIAGARTPIVCLNDGPLDFEPARARLAVAFAALLPAPCEFERHQETS, from the coding sequence ATGATCGCGCCCGTCGACGTCGTGGTCACGTGGGTCGACGACCGCGACGCCGCGTGGCGTGCGCTGCGCGACGAGCACCTCGCACGTTCCGCCGCCGACCCGTCGGACGTCGCCTCGTCGGATCGCTTCCGCGACTGGGACCTGCTGCGCTTCTGGTTCCGCGGCATCGCGGCGCACTGCCCCTGGGTGGGCACGGTGCACCTCGTGACGCAGTCACCACCGCCGGACTGGCTCGACACGACCCATCCCCGCGTGCGGATCGTGCGGCACGAGGACTTCATCCCCCGCGAGTACCTCCCGACCTTCAACTCCCGCACGATCGAACTCAACCTCCACCGCATCGAGGGCCTCGCCGACCGCTTCGTCTCGTTCAACGACGACATGTTCGTGCTCCGTCCGATCGACCAGACCCACTTCTTCCGCGGCGACCTGCCCGTCGGATTCGCCGTCATGAACGCCCTCTCGCTGGGCGACAACGTCTCGCACGCGATGCTCAACGACGTCCACCTCCTCAACGCCCGCTTCGCCAAGCGGAAGGTGATCCGCACCTCGCCGCGCCGCTGGTTCACGCCGCGCTACGGCCGGGGCGTGCTGCAGAACCTCGCGCTCGCACCGTGGCCGAAGTTCACCGGTTTCCTCAGCCACCACCTGCCCTTGCCGATGCGGCGCGCGACGATGGCCCGCGTCTGGGACGAAGCCGGTGCGCAACTGGAGCGCACCTGCCGCTCGACGTTCCGCAGCTTCACCGATGTCAACGTGTTCCTGTTCGCATGGTGGGCGCTGTGCGAGAACGCCTTCGCCCCCGCGAACCCGCGTCGGTACGGCACGTTCATACAGCTGGACGACGCCTCGATCGCCCACGCCTGCGCTGTGATCGCCGGCGCGCGCACGCCCATCGTCTGCCTCAACGACGGCCCGCTCGACTTCGAGCCCGCCCGCGCCCGTCTCGCGGTCGCCTTCGCCGCCCTCCTCCCCGCGCCGTGCGAGTTCGAGCGACACCAGGAGACATCATGA
- a CDS encoding polysaccharide biosynthesis tyrosine autokinase: protein MELREYVRILRRNWAIIVAVTLLGVGVAAAWSLSRTPEYRAQSTVFVSSQAGESIAELEQGSSFTQSRVATYANLVTTPIVLDPAVETLEVDVESADLAARVRATVVPNTSLITIAVTDTDPERAADTANAVAASLAATVEALESADGSGGTPSPVRLTPVHAARAPQSPSGPNVRLDLLIGGLIGAAVGMGAVVLRTALDTRISSARDLVAVSDRPLLGMIPFDRKAKERPLIVQDEPLGPRAEAFRALRTNLQFLDLDTRPSFVITSSEAGEGKSTTLINLATVLADAGRTVALVDADLRRPRVAALLGIEGGAGLTDVLIGRATAEELLAPWRTSNLRVLPAGTIPPNPSELLDSARMRSLLTALEREFDIVLLDAPPLLPVTDAAILAKETGGAIVVVAAGRTKTTQLAAALATLDTVGAKTAGIVMTMVPLRGPDAQHAFGYRYGDRHADSEK, encoded by the coding sequence ATGGAGCTCAGGGAGTACGTCCGGATTCTGCGCAGGAACTGGGCGATTATCGTCGCCGTCACTTTGCTGGGGGTCGGCGTCGCCGCGGCCTGGTCACTGTCGCGCACCCCCGAGTACCGCGCGCAGAGCACGGTCTTCGTCTCGAGCCAGGCGGGCGAGAGCATCGCCGAACTCGAGCAGGGGTCGAGCTTCACCCAGTCGCGTGTGGCGACCTACGCGAACCTGGTGACGACACCGATCGTGCTCGATCCTGCCGTCGAAACGCTCGAAGTCGACGTCGAGTCCGCCGATCTCGCGGCCCGCGTGCGGGCAACGGTGGTGCCGAACACGTCTCTGATCACGATCGCCGTCACCGACACCGACCCCGAACGCGCCGCCGACACCGCCAACGCAGTGGCGGCATCGCTCGCCGCGACGGTCGAGGCGCTCGAGTCCGCCGACGGCAGCGGCGGTACGCCGAGCCCCGTACGCCTGACGCCGGTGCACGCTGCACGGGCGCCGCAATCGCCGTCGGGCCCCAACGTGCGACTGGACCTGTTGATCGGCGGACTCATCGGAGCCGCCGTCGGCATGGGCGCCGTCGTCCTGCGGACGGCGCTCGACACGCGCATCTCCAGCGCCCGCGATCTGGTCGCCGTCTCCGACCGGCCCCTCCTGGGCATGATCCCCTTCGACCGGAAGGCGAAGGAGCGTCCCCTCATCGTGCAGGATGAGCCGCTCGGTCCGCGCGCCGAGGCATTCCGTGCGCTGCGCACGAATCTGCAGTTCCTCGATCTGGACACCCGGCCGTCTTTCGTCATCACCTCGAGCGAGGCCGGCGAGGGCAAGTCGACGACGCTCATCAACCTCGCGACCGTGCTCGCCGACGCGGGACGCACTGTCGCACTCGTCGACGCGGATCTGCGCCGGCCCCGGGTCGCCGCCCTGCTCGGCATCGAGGGCGGTGCGGGGCTGACCGACGTGCTCATCGGCCGCGCCACTGCCGAAGAGCTCCTGGCCCCGTGGCGCACGAGCAACCTGCGAGTGCTCCCGGCCGGCACGATCCCACCCAATCCGAGCGAGCTCCTCGACTCCGCGCGGATGCGCTCGCTGTTGACCGCCCTGGAGCGCGAGTTCGACATCGTGCTGCTGGATGCGCCGCCCCTGCTCCCGGTGACGGATGCCGCGATCCTCGCGAAGGAGACTGGCGGCGCCATCGTCGTCGTCGCAGCCGGCCGCACCAAGACGACGCAGCTCGCGGCCGCCCTCGCGACGCTCGACACTGTCGGCGCGAAGACGGCAGGCATCGTGATGACGATGGTTCCGCTGCGAGGGCCCGACGCCCAGCACGCGTTCGGCTACCGGTACGGAGACCGGCACGCCGACTCGGAGAAATAA
- a CDS encoding type II CAAX endopeptidase family protein has protein sequence MSGAGRFTASSATRRAAVAGGRQRDPGAVHRAGPRYTSPWRALAVAAAGFVLTVIAVMWPPFVAGWTPAALAAALVVLTMAPLAVAVVIAGSGARSRARPLRGVWRWSWSDLAAGACAGLGLRAAVEILTPTASQASGFVASTQAVAVTLVAAVVLAPIVEEAFFRGLVLGAVTDVLSRSIGRTASAVVAITVSTAAFVALHAVAGGLRADLLLAATLTGIVCGTLAVLTGRIVAPIAAHVVFNGVGAALPLI, from the coding sequence GTGAGCGGAGCCGGTAGGTTCACCGCGTCGAGCGCGACCCGCCGCGCAGCGGTGGCGGGCGGCAGGCAACGCGACCCCGGCGCAGTCCACCGCGCCGGCCCGCGCTACACAAGTCCATGGCGCGCCCTCGCCGTTGCCGCGGCCGGCTTCGTGCTCACCGTCATCGCGGTGATGTGGCCGCCGTTCGTCGCGGGGTGGACGCCCGCTGCGCTTGCCGCTGCGCTGGTCGTGCTGACGATGGCGCCGCTCGCCGTCGCCGTCGTCATCGCGGGGAGCGGCGCCCGGAGCCGGGCGCGTCCGCTCAGGGGCGTCTGGCGCTGGTCGTGGAGCGACCTGGCAGCGGGAGCGTGTGCGGGGCTCGGGCTGAGGGCCGCCGTCGAGATCCTCACACCTACGGCTTCCCAGGCATCCGGATTCGTCGCCTCGACACAAGCGGTCGCCGTCACGCTGGTCGCCGCCGTGGTCCTCGCGCCGATCGTGGAGGAGGCGTTCTTCCGTGGTCTCGTGCTCGGTGCCGTGACCGACGTCCTGTCGCGCTCGATCGGGCGGACAGCGTCGGCCGTCGTCGCGATAACGGTGTCGACGGCGGCGTTCGTCGCGCTGCACGCGGTCGCGGGCGGCCTGCGCGCTGACCTCCTGCTCGCCGCGACGCTCACGGGCATCGTGTGCGGCACTCTCGCCGTGCTCACGGGTCGGATCGTCGCGCCGATCGCGGCGCACGTCGTCTTCAACGGCGTCGGGGCGGCGCTTCCGCTGATATAG
- a CDS encoding sugar transferase, whose amino-acid sequence MTWEAKLGALALTPPRSAVRGSAGARWREAYTVRLWMTDALILVWVVYGTQIAWLGLQPPLVSGPAEIDYWIFSAVLVAAWMLMLGLIESRSDKVIGTGMTEYVRVADASLRVFGAVAIVAFLLRVDIARGYLILALPTGIVTLVIGRWLWRQWLVAHRRMGLYNARVLLVGCEESVAQIARELSRNAEAGYTVVGACVSGAVGRTVAGTGIPIVGDLGSVLEALHRSGADTVAITGTDDLPPDRVKQISWALESGGQHLVLAPSIVDISGPRIRTRPVAGLPLIHVERPALSRGQRVAKRLFDIVCSASLVVVLVPALLVVAAAVKATSPGPALYRQSRIGRNAEPFHILKFRTMQVGADAELAALLATQGAAGQPLFKVREDPRITAVGRFLRKYSIDEFPQLINVLCGSMSLVGPRPQVDAEVALYSEAARRRLLIRPGMTGLWQVSGRSSLDWEDAVRLDLSYVENWSLVGDAAILAKTVKAVVSPGESAH is encoded by the coding sequence GTGACGTGGGAAGCGAAGTTGGGGGCTTTGGCGCTGACACCGCCGCGCTCCGCCGTGCGAGGATCCGCCGGCGCGCGCTGGCGTGAGGCCTACACCGTGCGGCTGTGGATGACCGATGCGCTCATCCTGGTCTGGGTCGTGTACGGCACGCAGATCGCGTGGCTGGGGCTCCAGCCGCCCCTCGTCTCCGGACCCGCCGAGATCGACTACTGGATCTTCTCGGCAGTGCTCGTAGCCGCATGGATGTTGATGCTGGGGCTCATCGAGTCGCGCAGCGACAAGGTGATCGGTACGGGCATGACAGAGTACGTCCGCGTCGCCGACGCGAGTCTGCGCGTCTTCGGCGCGGTCGCGATCGTGGCCTTCCTGCTGCGCGTCGACATCGCACGGGGGTACCTCATCCTCGCGCTGCCGACGGGGATCGTGACGCTCGTCATCGGCCGTTGGCTCTGGCGCCAATGGCTGGTCGCGCACCGCCGCATGGGCCTGTACAACGCGCGGGTGCTCCTCGTGGGGTGCGAGGAATCCGTCGCGCAGATCGCACGGGAGCTCTCGCGCAACGCCGAAGCGGGCTACACGGTGGTGGGAGCATGCGTTTCCGGCGCCGTCGGGCGCACGGTGGCAGGGACCGGCATCCCGATCGTGGGAGACCTCGGGTCCGTGCTGGAGGCTCTGCACCGCAGCGGCGCCGATACCGTCGCCATCACCGGCACGGACGATCTTCCCCCCGACCGCGTGAAGCAGATCTCGTGGGCGCTCGAGTCGGGTGGCCAGCATCTCGTACTCGCGCCGAGCATCGTCGACATCAGCGGACCGCGCATTCGCACACGACCCGTCGCCGGGCTGCCGCTCATCCACGTCGAGCGGCCCGCCCTCTCCCGCGGACAGCGCGTGGCCAAACGGCTGTTCGACATCGTGTGCTCTGCCTCGCTCGTCGTCGTGCTCGTGCCCGCGCTCCTGGTCGTCGCGGCGGCGGTCAAGGCGACCAGTCCCGGGCCTGCGCTGTACCGCCAAAGCCGCATCGGCCGCAACGCAGAGCCCTTCCACATCCTGAAGTTCCGCACGATGCAGGTCGGCGCCGACGCCGAGCTGGCGGCTCTGCTCGCGACGCAGGGCGCGGCAGGCCAGCCTCTGTTCAAAGTGCGTGAGGACCCTCGCATCACTGCGGTGGGCCGATTCCTGCGCAAATACTCGATCGACGAGTTCCCGCAGCTGATCAACGTGCTCTGCGGATCGATGAGCCTCGTCGGGCCGCGCCCGCAGGTGGATGCCGAGGTGGCCCTCTACTCGGAGGCCGCGCGGCGGCGCCTTCTCATCCGCCCGGGGATGACGGGGCTGTGGCAAGTGAGCGGACGCTCGAGCCTCGACTGGGAGGATGCCGTGCGCCTCGACCTCTCCTACGTCGAGAACTGGTCGCTCGTGGGCGACGCCGCAATTCTCGCCAAGACCGTGAAGGCCGTCGTGTCGCCCGGAGAGTCGGCCCACTAG
- a CDS encoding glycosyltransferase, protein MRVVIDAMGSPDRSGGMNLYARELVASWAAGNPDDAITVIAGPWAADAFVGHPNIAVRVVRSGSSAARAWTQLVSSGVVFHRSRADALVSLSPLASPLVPARHRAVVVHDWRHESRPGEFGVAQRWYRRLWRWSARTAGTTIAISDRTAAESRRHARPRRLVVVENGADHPRRWRAVVRRPGDEVTLVTYGHLPNKRPEAVIRALALVPDGTLWVLGAQGRYRQSLEQLAASCGIAHRVRLPGFVPDQEYHRLLATASAVVLNSSDEGFGFPVVEAGYFGIPVIAAADSGLHTIHGRAVRVSAPDPRSIAEAILAAVRDAPGHATAARSWARCAEETRAAVAGGSRP, encoded by the coding sequence ATGCGGGTCGTCATCGACGCGATGGGCTCGCCCGACCGCTCGGGCGGCATGAACCTGTACGCCCGCGAACTCGTGGCCTCGTGGGCGGCGGGCAACCCCGATGACGCGATCACCGTGATCGCCGGCCCCTGGGCAGCGGACGCGTTCGTCGGTCATCCGAACATCGCGGTGCGCGTCGTTCGGAGCGGTTCGAGCGCCGCGAGGGCATGGACCCAGCTCGTCTCGTCGGGCGTGGTGTTCCACCGCTCCCGCGCGGACGCCCTCGTGTCGCTGAGCCCCCTGGCCTCACCCCTCGTGCCCGCGCGTCACCGCGCCGTCGTCGTGCACGACTGGCGCCACGAGAGTCGCCCGGGTGAGTTCGGGGTCGCGCAGCGATGGTACCGGCGACTCTGGCGATGGTCGGCCCGGACAGCGGGCACCACCATCGCGATCTCCGACAGGACGGCGGCGGAGTCGCGCCGCCATGCCCGTCCGCGCCGTCTGGTCGTCGTCGAGAACGGCGCCGACCACCCGCGCCGGTGGCGAGCGGTCGTGCGCCGCCCCGGTGACGAGGTGACGCTCGTCACCTACGGCCATTTGCCGAACAAGCGCCCGGAGGCCGTCATCCGGGCGCTCGCCCTCGTGCCCGACGGCACGCTGTGGGTGCTCGGCGCTCAGGGACGGTACCGGCAGTCGCTCGAGCAGCTCGCCGCATCGTGCGGTATCGCGCACCGCGTGCGACTGCCCGGATTCGTTCCGGATCAGGAGTACCATCGACTCCTCGCGACCGCGTCGGCCGTCGTCCTCAATTCGTCCGACGAGGGCTTCGGCTTCCCCGTCGTGGAGGCCGGCTACTTCGGCATCCCGGTCATCGCGGCGGCCGACAGCGGCCTGCACACCATTCATGGACGCGCCGTGCGGGTCTCGGCGCCCGACCCGCGGAGCATTGCCGAAGCGATCCTGGCGGCCGTGCGGGACGCGCCGGGGCACGCCACGGCAGCGCGGTCGTGGGCGCGCTGCGCCGAGGAGACCCGAGCGGCAGTCGCGGGCGGCAGCCGGCCATGA